TCGCTCCACTCGTACTTGTAATCGTAGGCCAGCTCCACGCCCGGCTGGATGTTCTTCTTCGCGTAGATGAAGATCTTCTTGCCGACGGTCACCGCCTCGCAGTTCGGATCACACGAGTGGTTGATGTAGCGCGCGTCATTCCCCCGGCGGTTCCCGTCAATGACGGTGTTCTTGTCCAGGCTGAACAGGAAGGTGTGGTGCCGCCTCATCCGCGCGTCGTCGTAGCGGCGGTCGCCTTCGTCCGGGGTGATGCGCTCGCCGGCGTACTCGATGATACGCTGGCCCGGGCGGATCCGCCGCGCCGCGTAGACTCCCCTTCCCTGAATCGCGGATCTGCGGATCTCGTACAGCGGACGCTTCCGTGGCATTACGTGGGTGGGAATGTGGGCCGCCGCGGGCGGCACCGGGCAGTGAGCCGTCGCGGGCGTTGCGGAGTATAACCAGGGATGCAGCACGCATCTCGGTTTACCGCCAATGGAAAGCAACGTGGGCTCGCGGCTCTGCGTGCGCGTCGCGCGCTCGTCGCCGCGCTGACCGGTCTCGCGGCGATCGGGTGCACCGAGATCGCCGGCCCCCGATCTGTCGCGTCGGTGGACGTCCGAGTTCAGACGGTGGTGCAAGCCGAGTTGAGCTTGCTGACCGATTTCACCGTGGATGCCGAGATAACGAACACGGGCTCGGCGACGGTCCTGTACGATCGCTGGTGCAACTGGCGCATCGAGCAGCTGGTCAACGGATCGTGGGCGCCGGCGTACACCCCGGTGTGCGCGCCCGAAGGCCGGGAGATATACCAGCTGTGGATCGGCGAGCGCGCGGTCCACCGCTACCCCGCGCACCGCAGCTGGCGAGTGGGCAACGGAGCTCAGGTCGTGGGGACGTACCGGCTAAGGCTGAGCGTGTCTCCGGCGCGCCGGGCACGGCGCTGACCGACCTCGATGCGACGGTTGTCGTGTCGAACAGCTTCACGGTGCGATGACCACGCGAACGGCGTAGCGGCCGCCCCGGGACGAACTTATGTTGGTTCGATGACGATCCAAGCGCGCGGGCTGAGCCCCGCCGGCCGGATGAATGGGCAAGGATAAGACGGTCACCCGGCGCGACGCGGTGCGGATGCTCGCCGGCGTCGTGGCCGCCGCGCCGTTCGTGAAGGCCGGCCGGGCATCCGCGAGTCCGGCGGCGGCGGTGCCCAACATCGTGTTCATCATGACCGACGATCAGCGGCAGGACGCGCTGAGCGTCTACGGCAACACGATCCTGCGCACGCCCAACATCGATCGCATCGCGGCCGGCGGAGTAAGGTTCACCGAGGCGTTCGTCACGAACTCGCTGTGCGCGCCGAGCCGGGCGTCGTTCCTCACCGGGCTGTACTCGCACCGGCACGGCGTGCTGTCCAACGCCGGCGGCCCGCAGTTCTACAACCAGCCGGGGCTGCGCGACGAGGAGATCACCTTCCCCGAGCTGCTCAAGGCTGCCGGGTACTACACCGGCGTAGTCGGCAAATGGCATCTCCGCTCGGCGCCGACCGGCTTTGATTCGTCGGTCGTCTTCGGCCGGACGCGCGGCGGCTACTACGATCCCGAGATGGAAGTGAACGGCGTGCGCGTGAAGTTCCGTGGCCACGCGGACGACGTCGTCGGCGACCAGGCGCTCACCTTCCTGCGCGAGCGGCCCGCCGACAAGCCGTTCTGCCTGCTGTACCACTTCAAGTCGCCGCACCGCGCGTGGATGCCGGCGGAGCGGTTCGCGCGCACATTCGAGGACATCGACGTGCCGGTGCCGCGGACCTTCGAGGACCGCCTCGTGGGCAAGGACGCCGTGCGGCGCGCCGAGATGGCGATCGCCGACATGCCCGACTTCAGGAACAAGGGCGTGGATCCGTCGCTGCCGTTCGAGGAGCGCAAGCGGCTCAACCTGCAGCATCTCGTCAAGAACTACTATCGAGTGCTGCTCAGCGTGGATGAGAACGTCGGCAAGCTGCTCGACGCGCTCGACGCGCTCGACGCTGCCGGCCTCGCCGGCAACACGATCGTCGTGTACACCTCGGACAACGGCTTCTTCCTCGGCGAGTTCGGGCTGTACGACAAGCGGCTGATGTACGAGCCGTCCATCAAGGTGCCGCTGCTGGTGCGGTATCCCGCGCGCGTGGCGCCGGCCGTGGACCGGTCGCACATGATCCTGAACGTGGACGCAGCGCCAACGCTGCTCGAGCTGACCGGCGTGCCGGTGCCGAAGGCGATGCAGGGGCGGAGCTTCGCGCCGCTGCTGCTCGGCCAGAGCGTGCCGTGGCGGGAGGATTTCTTATACGAGTTCTTCGAGTACCCCGCCGAGCACTGCGCGCGGAAGCACCGCGGGGTGCGGACGAAGCGGTGGAAGCTCATCCATTTGTACGAGCAGCCGGAGCAGTGGGAGCTGTACGATCTGGAGAACGATCCGGACGAGACCCGGAACCTTGCCGGCGAGCGGCGCTACGCAGCGACCGAGCGCTCTTTACGCGAACGGATGGAGGAGCTGCGGCGCGAGCTCGGCGACGCGGACCCGCCGGGGCCCGCGCCGGTGTCGCTGCCGTGCGGAGACGGCGTCAACACCGGCTACGGCCCGCCGGAGTAGTCAGCCGCTTTTCGCCCTCTCCCGCACGAACTCCCGCGGCGTCGTGAGCTTCATCGGGAACTTCTCGAACGGCGGCTCCATGTCGGAGTCGAAGCCCCGCGCGACGCCGAGCATCAGGCTGGCGAACGTCTTCTCCATGGGATTCTCGGTGCCCTTCCACTGCGCTTCCAGCGCGTGCGCCGGAATCTCGGTGACGGAGAACGGCTTGCCGAATTCCTCTTCGAAGATCCGCCGGGAGATTCAATTTCGTGGCGGGCTCTCCAGGAAAAGCCGATGACAAAACAGCCCGCCATTCGACTGGCGGGCTGTTTTAGCAGGGAGGCTGCCTAATGCTACGGCGTCGCGCCGCCGGACGCCCCGCGCTGACCGGACCCCGTACCGCCGCGATTGCGCTGCGTCTGGTCACGAAGGTCTCTGCCCTTCTCGCTCCAGTCATCCAGCTTTCTGGCCGCCATGTCGCGCCCGCCGAGACCGAAGGCGAGTCCCGCCGCGAGCGCAACGGCGAATACGAGGCCCGTCACGAGCGTGTTTATGAGTGTGCGCGCAACGCCGAGCTGGTTGAAAGCGATCACGACCGCGAATGCCCAGACCGCGATGCGCGTGACGTTGGCCAGGGTATCCGGATTGGCCACGTCCGTTTCGGCGGTCGCGCCGCGCACGATGTTCGCGAGCGCGTTCGCGGCCACACCGGCTATCAGGAGCACCGCCACGGCGACGATGAGATTCGGCAGCCAGAGGAGGAATTCGCTCAGCACTTCGGAAACGGCGGGCAGGCCGAGCAGGTCGAACGCGACCAGCAGCACGACGATGCGGATCAGCCATTTCACGATCCCGGCGACGATGTCCGACGGGTCGGCATGGACCTCCGCGCGCTGCGCGAAGCGGGTGATTCCGGCGCGCGCGGCCATGTCGTCGAATCGAACGGTGCGCAGGAGAGTGGCCACCGCGCGCGCGATGAGGCTCGCGACCAGCCAGCCGATAAGGACGACGATGATGAAGCCAAGTATTCTCGGAATCGCGGTAAACAACATCGCCATTGCATTGCTGAACGATGCCTGGATCTGGTCGCCGAAGCTGACGTCGTTTACCGGCTGCGGCGAAGGGCGGTAGATCGTGTCACCGAGTGCGGTCTGCATTGTCAGTCTCCTTGAAGCGGGTTGTGTCGCGCCATTCGGCGCACGAAATCGCGCGGAGCAGTGACCGGCATTGGAAACTTACCGTACGGAGGCGTCGCCTGGTCCGGAACTGCGCCCACGGCCCTCGTATTGCACCGTGATGCATGGTCGGGGCCAGATCTGGACCCGTCCAGGGACGCTCATTGAACGAATGCACAGGGGGAAATGATGATCAGCAGACAGATACTGGCCGTTGCCAGCTTGGCGCTAGTCTCAGCCGCATGCGCTACGGGGATCGACATCACGCGAACCACTCCGGTGCGCCACTTTGTGCCGACATGCGAGGCGGGTGTCACCGTCCTCGACAGCCGGGCCCGCATAACGTCGGATTACTACGAGATTGCCTATATCACGGCGGAAGGGAACGCCGTCTGGACCGACAATGAAGATCTGGTCAAGCGGATGAAGGAGTCCGCGGCCGAAGTCGGGGCGACCGCCATTGTGGCTAACGTCAGCGGACCGTCGGCCACCACGGCCCAGATCCTCGGGGCCGCGGTCGGAACGGGCGACGCGGAGCGTCAGGGAAGCGCGCTGGCGATCCACCAGCCGTCGGAGCTAGCCAGAGTCCGGGCCGCGTGCGCGAGCGATCCGTCGCGATAAGCTTTGGATACCAGAAAAAAGCCCGTCACGGTTGTGACGGGCTTCGCGGGTTCGGTACGCACGCGCCCGGTGCGGCCTCCGACGAGCGCGTCTACCGTCTGGGGCAGTCCAGCCCGGAAAGCGGCACGCCTGGCCAGTCGTTGAGCACAAGCGCTGCCCGCTCGCGCGAAGCCGCGAAGTTCCACTCGGACGAACTGAGACGAGCGATCACCTCCGCAACAGGGCGCACATCACGTCGCTGCGCCTCGTTCAACAGGAGACTCGCGAGGAACGGCCAACCCTCCTGCGGCAGCCGCTCGGCAAGCCGCACGAGCGCCGACGAGGGCGTGTCCGCGTCGCAGGTCAGCATCATGCGGAACGCGCCGAATACGTAAAGCGCTTTCAGGTCATCCCAAAGCTCGTCCGCGAAGAGCTCGCTGTCCTGCGGCTTCACATCGTAAAACGAGGTTGTCCCTGGCGGCGCGCCGACGCCAATCCACCCGATCTGGTCGCGGTACGCCAACCCCCAGGCTGTCATGTAGAAACAGCCCGAAGGACAATCCTGGGGCTCACCGTAGCCGGCGCTGAAGATCAAAACCCCGTTACCGTCGTCTCGAAACTCGACGTTAATCTGGCGCGGCTTTGGCAGTTCGTCCGTTACGAACTCGACGATATTCAGCGGCACGTCATCGAATGGCGGATCCGCGACCGAGCCACATCCGGCGAGGACGGCAACCATCGCTGACGTACCCAGCTTACGCGGCCAACTCGACGCACGATCCAGGGTCATACGGGTTCCTCCCGGGGATGTCAGACTCTCGTTCGCTGCATAAACCAGACCCTCTTTGGCGGCAGACCAAGGAAAGGCCTGCGAACGGCCACTCTCCCGCGACCCTCTCAATCGCAGTACCATCGGCGCTGTCCGGCTTGACGGTCGTCGCCGAGTGGAGGATCGTCGCCGCGGCCCTCAGTATTGCACGGGTGGCTGCACAAAAAAAAGAGCCCGTCACGTTAGTGACGGGCTCTTTTAATGAGAAGCCGGCGACGGCCTACTCTCCCGCGACCTCTCGGTCGTAGTACCATCGGCGCT
This portion of the Gemmatimonadaceae bacterium genome encodes:
- a CDS encoding SET domain-containing protein-lysine N-methyltransferase, whose protein sequence is MPRKRPLYEIRRSAIQGRGVYAARRIRPGQRIIEYAGERITPDEGDRRYDDARMRRHHTFLFSLDKNTVIDGNRRGNDARYINHSCDPNCEAVTVGKKIFIYAKKNIQPGVELAYDYKYEWSDDKRDIALYKCECGSARCRGTIMKRKPRKRRKR
- a CDS encoding sulfatase; the encoded protein is MGKDKTVTRRDAVRMLAGVVAAAPFVKAGRASASPAAAVPNIVFIMTDDQRQDALSVYGNTILRTPNIDRIAAGGVRFTEAFVTNSLCAPSRASFLTGLYSHRHGVLSNAGGPQFYNQPGLRDEEITFPELLKAAGYYTGVVGKWHLRSAPTGFDSSVVFGRTRGGYYDPEMEVNGVRVKFRGHADDVVGDQALTFLRERPADKPFCLLYHFKSPHRAWMPAERFARTFEDIDVPVPRTFEDRLVGKDAVRRAEMAIADMPDFRNKGVDPSLPFEERKRLNLQHLVKNYYRVLLSVDENVGKLLDALDALDAAGLAGNTIVVYTSDNGFFLGEFGLYDKRLMYEPSIKVPLLVRYPARVAPAVDRSHMILNVDAAPTLLELTGVPVPKAMQGRSFAPLLLGQSVPWREDFLYEFFEYPAEHCARKHRGVRTKRWKLIHLYEQPEQWELYDLENDPDETRNLAGERRYAATERSLRERMEELRRELGDADPPGPAPVSLPCGDGVNTGYGPPE